One Streptomyces drozdowiczii DNA segment encodes these proteins:
- a CDS encoding fumarate reductase/succinate dehydrogenase flavoprotein subunit, with protein sequence MNDYTHYTTGEPVADTKAPTGPVAERWDTRRFEAKLVNPANRRKHTVIVVGTGLAGGSAGATLAEQGYHVVQFCFQDSPRRAHSVAAQGGINAAKNYRNDGDSVHRLFYDTVKGGDFRARESNVHRLAQISVEIIDQCVAQGVPFAREYGGLLDNRSFGGVQVSRTFYARGQTGQQLLLGAYQALSRQIAAGNVELHSRTEMLDLIVVDGRARGIVARDLVTGRIDTYFADAVVLASGGYGNVFYLSTNAMNSNATAIWRAHRRGAYFANPCFTQIHPTCIPRTGDHQSKLTLMSESLRNDGRIWVPKAKGDTRPANEIPEDERDYYLERQYPSFGNLVPRDIASRAAKNVCDEGRGVGPGGQGVYLDFAEAIGRMGRAKVEEKYGNLFDMYARITAEDPYATPMRIYPAVHYTMGGLWVDYDLQTTIPGLFAIGEANFSDHGANRLGASALMQGLADGYFVLPSTINDYLARNPHHDDIDASHPAVAEAVAETEDRLHLLLAVDGDRTPDSFHREIGELMWEYCGMARNEEGLRTALARIPLIREEFWRRIKVPGTGEEFNQSLEKANRVVDYLELAELMCLDALHRAESCGGHFREESQTPDGEAARRDEEFSYGAAWEFTDTGEAPVLHKEDLVFEYVHPTQRSYA encoded by the coding sequence ATGAACGACTACACGCACTACACGACCGGCGAACCCGTCGCCGACACCAAGGCCCCCACCGGCCCCGTCGCCGAGCGCTGGGACACCCGCCGCTTCGAGGCCAAGCTGGTCAACCCCGCCAACCGGCGCAAGCACACCGTCATCGTCGTCGGCACCGGCCTGGCCGGCGGCTCGGCCGGCGCGACCCTGGCCGAACAGGGCTACCACGTCGTCCAGTTCTGCTTCCAGGACTCGCCGCGCCGGGCCCACTCCGTCGCCGCGCAGGGCGGCATCAACGCCGCCAAGAACTACCGCAACGACGGCGACTCGGTGCACCGCCTCTTCTACGACACCGTCAAGGGCGGCGACTTCCGCGCCCGCGAGTCCAACGTGCACCGGCTCGCCCAGATCTCCGTCGAGATCATCGACCAGTGCGTCGCGCAGGGCGTCCCCTTCGCCCGTGAGTACGGCGGCCTCCTCGACAACCGCTCCTTCGGCGGTGTCCAGGTCTCCCGCACCTTCTACGCCCGCGGCCAGACCGGACAGCAACTGCTCCTCGGCGCCTACCAGGCGCTGTCCCGGCAGATCGCCGCGGGCAACGTCGAGCTGCACTCCCGTACCGAAATGCTCGACCTGATCGTCGTGGACGGACGGGCGCGCGGCATCGTCGCCCGCGACCTCGTCACCGGCAGGATCGACACCTACTTCGCCGACGCGGTGGTCCTCGCCAGCGGTGGTTACGGGAACGTCTTCTACCTGTCGACCAACGCGATGAACTCCAACGCCACCGCCATCTGGCGGGCCCACCGGCGCGGCGCCTACTTCGCGAACCCCTGCTTCACACAGATCCACCCCACCTGCATCCCGCGCACCGGCGACCACCAGTCCAAGCTGACCCTGATGAGCGAGTCGCTGCGCAACGACGGCCGCATCTGGGTGCCCAAGGCCAAGGGCGACACCCGGCCGGCGAACGAGATCCCCGAGGACGAGCGCGACTACTACCTGGAGCGCCAATACCCCTCCTTCGGCAACCTGGTGCCCCGCGACATCGCCTCGCGCGCCGCGAAGAACGTCTGCGACGAGGGGCGCGGCGTCGGACCCGGCGGCCAGGGCGTCTACCTGGACTTCGCCGAGGCCATCGGGCGGATGGGGCGGGCCAAGGTCGAGGAGAAGTACGGCAACCTCTTCGACATGTACGCCCGCATCACCGCCGAGGACCCGTATGCGACCCCGATGCGGATCTATCCGGCCGTGCACTACACGATGGGCGGGCTCTGGGTCGACTACGACCTCCAGACCACGATCCCGGGCCTCTTCGCGATCGGTGAGGCCAACTTCTCCGACCACGGCGCCAACCGCCTCGGCGCCTCCGCGCTGATGCAGGGACTCGCCGACGGCTACTTCGTCCTGCCGTCCACCATCAACGACTACCTCGCCCGCAACCCGCACCACGACGACATCGACGCCTCGCACCCCGCCGTCGCGGAGGCCGTCGCCGAGACCGAGGACCGGCTCCACCTGCTGCTGGCCGTCGACGGCGACCGCACCCCCGACTCCTTCCACCGCGAGATCGGCGAACTCATGTGGGAATACTGCGGGATGGCTCGCAACGAGGAGGGGCTGCGCACCGCGCTCGCCCGGATCCCCCTGATCCGCGAGGAGTTCTGGCGCCGCATCAAGGTCCCCGGCACCGGCGAGGAGTTCAACCAGTCGCTGGAGAAGGCCAATCGCGTCGTGGACTACCTGGAGCTCGCCGAGCTGATGTGCCTCGACGCCCTGCACCGCGCCGAGTCCTGCGGCGGCCACTTCCGCGAGGAGTCCCAGACCCCGGACGGCGAGGCCGCCCGGCGCGACGAGGAGTTCTCCTACGGCGCCGCCTGGGAGTTCACCGACACCGGTGAGGCCCCCGTCCTGCACAAGGAAGACCTCGTCTTCGAGTACGTCCACCCCACTCAGCGGAGCTACGCATGA
- a CDS encoding succinate dehydrogenase: protein MALATRTDRRPSMTRTLWDSTVGKKAIMAVSGLVMLLYLVAHMIGNLKIFFGTDEFNGYAHWLRVMGEPVLHYEWGLWIVRVVLVAAVVLHAVSAYQLSRRDLRARPTKYVHKRPRASYATRTMRYGGVILGLFIVWHILDLTTGTVHSGGFQSGHPYQNVIDTFSTWYGNVIYIVAMLALGLHIQHGFWSAAQTLGAGRASRDRVLKTLGNVLALVLTVGFISVPVAVMTGVVS, encoded by the coding sequence ATGGCATTGGCAACCCGGACGGACCGACGGCCGTCCATGACGCGCACGCTCTGGGACTCGACCGTCGGCAAGAAGGCGATCATGGCCGTCAGCGGACTGGTCATGCTCCTCTACCTGGTCGCCCACATGATCGGAAACTTGAAGATCTTCTTCGGGACCGACGAGTTCAACGGCTACGCGCACTGGCTGCGGGTGATGGGCGAGCCGGTCCTGCACTACGAGTGGGGGCTGTGGATCGTACGCGTCGTGCTCGTCGCCGCCGTGGTGCTGCACGCGGTCTCCGCGTACCAGCTCAGCAGGCGCGACCTGCGGGCGAGGCCCACCAAGTACGTGCACAAGCGGCCGCGCGCCAGCTACGCCACCCGGACCATGCGCTACGGCGGGGTCATCCTGGGGCTGTTCATCGTCTGGCACATCCTGGACCTGACGACCGGCACCGTGCACTCCGGCGGCTTCCAGTCCGGCCACCCGTACCAGAACGTCATCGACACCTTCTCCACCTGGTACGGCAACGTCATCTACATCGTCGCGATGCTCGCCCTGGGGCTCCACATCCAGCACGGGTTCTGGAGCGCCGCGCAGACCCTCGGCGCCGGCCGCGCGAGCCGCGACCGCGTCCTGAAGACCCTCGGCAACGTCCTCGCGCTGGTGCTGACGGTGGGCTTCATCTCCGTACCCGTCGCCGTCATGACCGGAGTCGTGAGCTGA
- a CDS encoding LysR family transcriptional regulator, with translation MQFQQLTYFVAVAEARHFTRAAEEVHVSQPSLSQQIRALENELGAELFSRARGNITLTDAGEALLPLARRILADADTARHEVQELAQLRRGRVRLGATPSVCTGLLPEVLRAFHDLHPGIQLLLEEGGSHDLVRELARGALDLALVVLPLPAASPALTTVELLQEDLVVVSSAQRPRPGRGGRVRIADLEGEPLVMFRHGYDLRELTVAACRAEGFEPSFTVEGGEMDAVLGFVRAGLGIAVVPNMVATRAGLDLRTTPLARPGLRRTIALAHRSDVAPPRAARELQRVLLAGRAGAAGP, from the coding sequence ATGCAGTTCCAGCAGCTCACCTATTTCGTGGCCGTCGCGGAGGCCCGGCACTTCACCCGCGCCGCCGAGGAGGTGCACGTCTCGCAGCCCTCGCTCTCCCAGCAGATCCGGGCCCTGGAGAACGAACTGGGCGCCGAGCTGTTCAGCCGGGCGCGCGGCAACATCACCCTGACGGACGCGGGCGAGGCGCTGCTCCCGCTGGCCCGGCGCATCCTGGCCGACGCCGACACCGCGCGCCACGAGGTGCAGGAGCTGGCGCAGCTGCGCCGGGGCCGGGTGAGGCTGGGGGCGACGCCCAGCGTGTGCACGGGCCTGCTGCCGGAGGTGCTGCGCGCCTTCCACGACCTGCACCCGGGCATCCAGCTGCTGCTGGAGGAGGGCGGTTCGCACGATCTCGTACGGGAGCTGGCGCGCGGGGCGCTCGATCTGGCCCTGGTGGTGCTGCCGCTGCCGGCGGCCTCACCGGCGCTGACCACGGTCGAGCTGCTCCAGGAGGACCTGGTGGTCGTCTCGTCGGCGCAGCGCCCCCGGCCGGGCCGGGGCGGGCGGGTCCGGATCGCGGATCTGGAGGGCGAGCCGCTGGTGATGTTCCGGCACGGCTACGACCTGCGGGAGCTGACGGTGGCCGCCTGCCGGGCGGAGGGCTTCGAGCCGTCGTTCACGGTGGAGGGCGGCGAGATGGACGCGGTGCTCGGCTTCGTCCGGGCGGGCCTGGGCATCGCGGTCGTCCCGAACATGGTCGCCACCCGGGCCGGTCTCGACCTGCGTACGACTCCGCTGGCCCGGCCCGGACTGCGCCGCACCATCGCGCTGGCGCACCGCAGCGACGTGGCCCCGCCGCGCGCGGCCCGCGAGCTCCAGCGGGTCCTGCTGGCGGGGCGGGCGGGCGCGGCGGGCCCCTGA
- a CDS encoding putative bifunctional diguanylate cyclase/phosphodiesterase yields MSIPAQSSGVPEAAPDGPEDRLRRFATIWSRAIFPLTATSLTRPEFEQHLLPLARTLSETLHARPFDAAAATGVGGALVAAHCTDPDALSSTLGVVDSYLVLYCGSNGPVALTTEDSRSRCARIQHAVAAGFTQALRERTLAEQEAIARSALAARSHAEQALHATEARFRAVFKDAAIGIGIADLDGNVLEVNDTLTRMFGGLENHVLSHRVNEWVHPEDSPQVWKYYNELVRGEREHYRVEKPYYRNDGTVLWTNLTVSLLRDAEGRPEYQLALLEDTTERRLLNLRLRYEATHDALTGLPNRTLFFERLEKALSAGDGSRFGLCYLDLDGFKAINDSLGHAAGDRLLVEVADRLQSCATASGEMVARLGGDEFVALTTSFDSPAEVDELACRILSVLSTPIRLDGRELTVRGSIGVVEGPAGERSAAEVLRSADITMYRAKSAGGNRFELADAEADARAITRHGLTTALPAALERGEFFIEYQPLVHLGDGTVHGAEALVRWCHPQHGVLGPDRFITLAEHTGLIVPLGRWVLEESVRQANFWQERHTDGGPLRINVNLSPAQLHHPQLVAETVEVLERSGLEAGALCLEVTESALIGADEDVLKPLRQLAEMGVDIALDDFGTGYSNLANLRRLPVSVLKLDRSFTQGMQHHPADPVDLKIVEGIVSLAHSLDLAVTVEGVETGAQAEQLRQLGCDTAQGWYYARPGAPDRIHSLLLADAV; encoded by the coding sequence GTGAGCATTCCCGCCCAGTCGTCCGGAGTCCCGGAGGCGGCGCCCGACGGCCCCGAGGACCGGCTCCGGAGGTTCGCCACCATCTGGAGCCGGGCCATCTTCCCGTTGACGGCCACCTCCCTGACCCGGCCCGAGTTCGAGCAGCACCTGCTGCCGCTGGCCCGTACCCTCAGCGAGACCCTGCACGCCCGCCCGTTCGACGCGGCCGCGGCCACCGGGGTCGGCGGCGCGCTCGTCGCCGCCCACTGCACCGACCCGGACGCGCTCAGCTCCACGCTCGGCGTCGTCGACTCGTACCTGGTGCTCTACTGCGGCAGCAACGGACCGGTGGCCCTCACCACCGAGGACAGCCGGTCCCGCTGCGCCCGCATCCAGCACGCGGTGGCCGCCGGCTTCACCCAGGCCCTGCGCGAACGGACGCTGGCCGAGCAGGAGGCCATCGCCCGCTCGGCGCTCGCCGCCCGCTCCCACGCCGAACAGGCCCTGCACGCCACCGAGGCACGCTTCCGCGCCGTCTTCAAGGACGCGGCCATCGGCATCGGGATCGCCGACCTCGACGGCAATGTGCTGGAGGTCAACGACACCCTCACCCGGATGTTCGGCGGCCTGGAGAACCACGTCCTGAGCCACCGCGTCAACGAGTGGGTCCACCCCGAGGACTCGCCCCAGGTCTGGAAGTACTACAACGAGCTGGTACGCGGCGAACGCGAGCACTACCGCGTCGAGAAGCCGTACTACCGCAACGACGGCACCGTCCTGTGGACCAACCTGACGGTGTCGCTGCTGCGCGACGCCGAGGGGCGGCCCGAATACCAGCTGGCGCTGCTGGAGGACACCACCGAGCGCCGCCTGCTCAACCTCCGCCTGCGCTACGAGGCGACCCACGACGCGCTCACCGGCCTGCCCAACCGGACGCTCTTCTTCGAGCGCCTGGAGAAAGCGCTCTCAGCCGGGGACGGAAGCCGCTTCGGCCTCTGCTACCTGGACCTGGACGGCTTCAAGGCCATCAACGACAGCCTCGGCCACGCCGCGGGCGACCGGCTGCTCGTGGAGGTCGCGGACCGCCTCCAGAGCTGCGCGACCGCCTCCGGCGAGATGGTCGCCCGGCTCGGCGGCGACGAGTTCGTGGCGCTCACGACGAGCTTCGACAGCCCCGCCGAGGTGGACGAACTCGCCTGCCGCATCCTCAGCGTCCTCTCCACGCCCATCCGGCTGGACGGACGCGAGCTGACGGTGCGCGGCTCGATCGGGGTCGTGGAGGGCCCCGCCGGGGAACGCAGCGCCGCCGAGGTGCTGCGGAGCGCCGACATCACCATGTACCGCGCCAAGTCCGCGGGCGGCAACCGCTTCGAGCTGGCCGACGCGGAGGCGGACGCCCGGGCCATCACCCGGCACGGTCTCACGACGGCGCTGCCGGCCGCCCTCGAACGCGGCGAGTTCTTCATCGAGTACCAGCCGCTCGTCCACCTCGGCGACGGTACGGTGCACGGCGCCGAGGCCCTGGTGCGCTGGTGCCATCCGCAGCACGGGGTGCTGGGGCCCGACCGGTTCATCACGCTGGCCGAGCACACCGGGCTCATCGTGCCGCTCGGCCGCTGGGTCCTGGAGGAATCGGTCCGGCAGGCCAACTTCTGGCAGGAACGGCACACCGACGGCGGCCCCCTGCGGATCAACGTCAACCTCTCACCGGCTCAGCTGCACCATCCGCAGCTGGTCGCGGAGACCGTGGAGGTCCTGGAGCGCTCAGGGCTCGAAGCGGGCGCGCTCTGCCTGGAGGTCACCGAGTCGGCGCTCATCGGGGCCGACGAGGACGTGCTGAAGCCGCTGCGCCAGCTCGCCGAGATGGGCGTCGACATCGCCCTGGACGACTTCGGCACCGGCTACTCCAACCTCGCGAACCTGCGCAGGCTGCCGGTGAGCGTCCTGAAGCTGGACCGGTCCTTCACCCAGGGCATGCAGCACCATCCGGCGGACCCGGTCGACCTGAAGATCGTCGAGGGGATCGTGTCGCTCGCGCACAGCCTCGACCTCGCGGTCACCGTGGAGGGCGTGGAGACCGGCGCCCAGGCCGAGCAGCTGCGGCAGCTGGGCTGCGACACGGCCCAGGGCTGGTACTACGCCCGCCCCGGCGCCCCGGACCGCATCCACTCGCTGCTGCTGGCCGACGCGGTGTGA
- a CDS encoding SAM-dependent methyltransferase, which translates to MERPAWAPQGIDISVPSVSRMYDFYLGGSHNFEVDREAARKAMEFMPGLPKAMQANRAFMRRAVRYALGEGVTQFLDIGSGIPTFGNVHEVAQAIDPAAKVAYVDHDPVAVAHSQAVLEGNEGATISSADLRRPQEIRDSPEVAKLLDFDRPVALLLVAVLHFIEDSDDPRAAVAALRDMLAPGSLLVVTHAAYEGIPLPREEAGGTVGVYRNIRNPLVMRTREEVAHFFDGFELVEPGLVAMPEWRPENPAAPENEDPYAFSGIAGVGRKA; encoded by the coding sequence ATGGAGCGTCCCGCCTGGGCACCGCAAGGCATAGACATTTCGGTGCCGAGCGTGTCCCGAATGTATGACTTCTATCTGGGCGGCTCGCACAATTTCGAGGTGGACCGGGAAGCGGCCCGGAAGGCCATGGAGTTCATGCCGGGACTTCCCAAGGCGATGCAGGCCAACCGGGCGTTTATGCGGCGTGCGGTGCGTTACGCGCTGGGCGAGGGCGTCACCCAGTTCCTCGACATCGGTTCCGGGATACCGACCTTCGGCAATGTCCACGAGGTCGCCCAGGCGATCGACCCCGCCGCCAAGGTCGCCTACGTCGACCACGACCCGGTCGCCGTCGCGCACAGCCAGGCCGTCCTGGAAGGCAACGAGGGCGCCACGATCTCCTCGGCCGACCTGCGCCGCCCCCAGGAGATCCGGGACAGCCCCGAGGTCGCCAAGCTCCTGGACTTCGACCGCCCCGTGGCGCTGCTCCTCGTGGCCGTACTCCACTTCATCGAGGACTCCGACGACCCGCGCGCCGCCGTCGCCGCGCTCCGCGACATGCTCGCCCCCGGCAGCCTCCTGGTCGTCACCCACGCCGCGTACGAGGGGATTCCGCTGCCCCGCGAGGAGGCCGGCGGCACGGTCGGCGTCTACCGGAACATCCGCAACCCGCTGGTCATGCGCACCCGCGAGGAGGTCGCCCACTTCTTCGACGGCTTCGAGCTGGTCGAGCCCGGCCTCGTCGCCATGCCGGAATGGCGCCCCGAGAACCCCGCCGCCCCCGAGAACGAGGACCCATACGCCTTCTCGGGCATCGCGGGAGTGGGACGCAAGGCGTGA
- a CDS encoding DUF4239 domain-containing protein, which produces MSEWLVLTLAMVAATAVVLTIAVLSNRRLPEDDDPSETPDVIEYMTMMIGVIYAIVLGLAIAGVWEGRGAAQEYVRQEAQALHEVSERSAVYPQEVRTRIRADVDAYVSYVVHDEWRTMTEHGTLSDRGTELLDRVRDDVTDYRPKTDHEGQAYQPLVDQVAAADDARSARGQSAGATMPGVVWFGLVIGALVTVGLIFTLQIRRTFRELLLAGLFSVLIAFLLFLIWDFDSPFGRGFSATAAPFLDLFPGAADRP; this is translated from the coding sequence ATGTCGGAATGGCTCGTCCTCACACTCGCCATGGTCGCGGCCACCGCCGTCGTCCTGACCATCGCCGTCCTCAGCAACCGCAGACTCCCGGAGGACGACGACCCGTCCGAAACCCCTGACGTCATCGAGTACATGACGATGATGATCGGAGTGATCTACGCGATCGTGCTGGGCCTCGCCATCGCGGGCGTCTGGGAGGGCCGGGGCGCCGCTCAGGAGTACGTACGCCAGGAGGCCCAGGCCCTGCACGAGGTGAGCGAGCGCTCCGCCGTCTATCCGCAGGAGGTGCGCACCCGCATCCGGGCCGACGTGGACGCCTACGTGAGCTATGTGGTGCACGACGAGTGGCGGACCATGACCGAGCACGGGACGCTCAGCGACCGCGGGACCGAGCTGCTGGACCGGGTGCGCGACGACGTCACGGACTACCGGCCGAAGACGGACCACGAGGGGCAGGCGTATCAGCCGCTGGTCGATCAGGTGGCCGCCGCCGACGACGCACGGAGCGCCCGGGGGCAGAGCGCCGGCGCCACCATGCCCGGGGTGGTGTGGTTCGGGCTGGTCATCGGCGCTCTGGTGACCGTGGGGCTGATCTTCACGCTCCAGATCCGCCGGACCTTCCGGGAACTCCTGCTCGCGGGGCTGTTCAGTGTGCTGATCGCCTTCCTGCTCTTCCTGATCTGGGACTTCGACTCACCCTTCGGACGGGGATTCTCGGCCACCGCCGCCCCCTTCCTCGACCTCTTCCCGGGGGCGGCGGACAGGCCCTAG
- a CDS encoding polysaccharide deacetylase family protein, translated as MKSEHRLPPRRTVLRLAAGLGAATAVGLVARDPGTSPGRPATPAAGAAGPPAAAFRSRPLAYRLRPMTGQAPPRYRPATPPVRTRPFEQLPDIGHAMVLSFDDGPDPLYTPHILDTLREHDVRAMFFLCGEMANDNRDLVRRISDEGHTVGNHSWTHPLVTKLSRAGVTDELGRTSEVIEKITGAGPLWYRAPYGAWNRNSFEIGAAMGMEPMAWTVDTLDWTVPGTETIVRRVRQGAGPGVVVLSHDAGGNRAQSVAALRRYLPELLDDGYRLTVPRRL; from the coding sequence ATGAAGAGTGAGCACAGGCTGCCCCCGCGGAGAACGGTCCTGCGGCTGGCCGCGGGACTGGGAGCCGCCACCGCCGTGGGGCTCGTCGCCCGCGACCCCGGCACCTCCCCGGGCCGTCCGGCGACCCCCGCCGCAGGGGCGGCGGGACCCCCGGCCGCCGCCTTCCGGAGTCGGCCGCTCGCCTACCGGCTGCGGCCCATGACGGGACAGGCACCGCCCCGCTACCGACCCGCGACCCCGCCGGTCCGCACCCGGCCGTTCGAGCAGCTGCCGGACATCGGGCACGCGATGGTGCTGTCCTTCGACGACGGCCCCGACCCGCTCTACACCCCGCATATCCTGGACACGCTGCGCGAGCACGACGTACGGGCGATGTTCTTCCTCTGCGGGGAGATGGCGAACGACAACCGCGACCTCGTCCGCCGGATCTCCGACGAGGGGCACACCGTGGGCAACCACTCGTGGACGCACCCCCTGGTCACCAAGCTCTCCCGGGCCGGGGTCACCGACGAGCTGGGCCGTACCAGCGAGGTCATCGAGAAGATCACCGGCGCCGGGCCGCTCTGGTACCGGGCGCCCTACGGGGCCTGGAACCGCAACTCCTTCGAGATCGGCGCCGCGATGGGCATGGAACCGATGGCCTGGACCGTGGACACCCTCGACTGGACCGTGCCCGGCACCGAGACCATCGTCCGCCGGGTCAGGCAGGGCGCGGGCCCCGGGGTCGTGGTGCTCTCGCACGACGCGGGCGGCAACCGCGCGCAGAGCGTGGCCGCGCTGCGCCGGTACCTGCCGGAGCTGCTGGACGACGGATACCGGCTCACGGTGCCGCGGCGCCTCTGA
- a CDS encoding universal stress protein, whose translation MTDQHSHQFERGTDGPKVIVAGLDGSESSMRAAAYAAGLARRQRAMLALVYVQPVLAAGAALGAPVGDATAEVAEGLVEEIRQSTARMKDIWDVRWEFHTFRGDPYNGLVTAADELKADAVVVGASESAGHRFIGSVAVRLVKAGRWPVTVVP comes from the coding sequence GTGACAGATCAGCACTCCCACCAGTTCGAACGTGGCACAGACGGACCGAAAGTGATCGTCGCGGGCCTCGACGGTTCCGAGTCGTCCATGCGCGCGGCGGCCTACGCGGCCGGGCTCGCGCGCCGGCAGCGGGCCATGCTGGCGCTGGTGTACGTCCAGCCGGTGCTGGCGGCGGGCGCGGCGCTCGGGGCCCCGGTCGGCGACGCGACCGCGGAGGTGGCCGAGGGGCTGGTGGAGGAGATCCGGCAGTCGACGGCCCGTATGAAGGACATATGGGATGTGCGCTGGGAGTTCCACACCTTCCGGGGTGACCCGTACAACGGTCTGGTGACCGCCGCCGACGAACTCAAGGCGGACGCCGTGGTGGTGGGCGCGTCGGAGTCGGCGGGGCACCGTTTCATCGGTTCGGTGGCCGTCCGCCTGGTGAAGGCCGGCCGCTGGCCGGTCACCGTGGTGCCGTAG
- a CDS encoding sigma-70 family RNA polymerase sigma factor, with protein sequence MTTTKTDERALAELQREHGPALFHFLLGLTFGDRQRAEDLLQETLVRAWQHPEAFDGPYESMRPWLFTVARRLAIDARRSRLARPAEVSDAGLECAPAGADTTESAVAALDVREAVRALSPEHRSVLVQIYFRGLSVGETAEVLGIPAGTVKSRSHYALRLLSRNLPGYTRRPSRERTVVGASCV encoded by the coding sequence ATGACCACGACGAAGACCGATGAGCGGGCGCTCGCGGAGCTCCAGCGTGAACACGGCCCCGCCCTGTTCCACTTCCTGCTCGGGCTGACCTTCGGCGACCGGCAGCGGGCCGAGGACCTGCTCCAGGAGACGCTGGTGCGGGCCTGGCAGCACCCGGAGGCGTTCGACGGCCCCTACGAGTCGATGCGGCCCTGGCTGTTCACCGTGGCCCGCCGACTGGCGATCGACGCCCGGCGCTCCCGGTTGGCCCGCCCGGCCGAGGTGAGCGACGCCGGCCTGGAGTGCGCCCCTGCGGGGGCCGACACGACGGAGTCCGCGGTCGCGGCACTCGATGTGCGCGAGGCGGTGCGCGCCCTGAGCCCGGAGCACCGGTCGGTGCTGGTGCAGATCTACTTCCGGGGGCTGAGCGTGGGCGAGACGGCCGAGGTGCTGGGGATACCGGCGGGCACGGTCAAGTCGCGTTCGCACTACGCGCTGCGGCTGCTTTCCCGTAATCTGCCCGGCTACACGCGCCGCCCGTCCCGGGAACGGACGGTCGTCGGCGCCTCGTGCGTGTGA
- a CDS encoding cation acetate symporter has protein sequence MSRTYAVAAVAVVVLATVLVGGFGLRISRTTSDFYVASRTVRPRLNAAAISGEYLSAASFLGIAGLVLVHGPDMLWYPVGYTAGYLVLLVFVAAPLRRSGAYTLPDFAEGRLESRQVRRLVSVLVVGAGWLYLVPQLQGAGLTLKILTGAPGWLGDVLVASVVVLAVAAGGMRSITFVQVFQYWLKLTALLVPAIFLVLAWQGDGQPRITFDEHLSTFRADHPLYATYGLIVATFLGTMGLPHVVVRFYTSPNGRDARRTTVAVLALIGVFYLLPPVYGALGRLYAPELIHGGDADAAVLLLPGRVIGGLGGDLLGALVAGGAFAAFLSTASGLTMAVAGVITQDVLPSRGVRHFRLATVLAISVPLAGSLMVSRVPVADSVGMAFAVSASSFCPLLVLGIWWRRLTPPGAVAGLLLGGGSALLSVAITVSGAVRPPGWPHALLAWPAVWSVPVGFLAMILVSLATPGRIPPGTNAAMTRFHLPEALTTGRHR, from the coding sequence GTGAGCCGCACGTACGCGGTGGCGGCCGTCGCCGTCGTCGTCCTGGCCACCGTCCTCGTCGGGGGCTTCGGCCTGCGGATCTCCCGTACCACCTCCGACTTCTACGTGGCCTCGCGCACCGTGCGCCCCCGGCTCAACGCGGCCGCCATCAGCGGCGAATACCTCTCCGCCGCCTCCTTCCTCGGCATCGCGGGCCTGGTCCTCGTGCACGGGCCCGACATGCTCTGGTACCCGGTCGGCTACACCGCCGGCTATCTCGTCCTGCTGGTCTTCGTCGCCGCCCCGCTGCGCCGCTCGGGGGCGTACACCCTGCCCGACTTCGCCGAAGGGCGCCTGGAATCCCGGCAGGTACGCAGACTCGTCAGCGTCCTCGTCGTCGGCGCCGGCTGGCTGTATCTGGTGCCCCAGCTCCAGGGCGCCGGACTCACCCTCAAGATCCTCACCGGGGCGCCCGGCTGGCTCGGCGACGTGCTCGTCGCCTCCGTCGTCGTGCTCGCCGTCGCGGCCGGCGGGATGCGCTCGATCACCTTCGTCCAGGTCTTCCAGTACTGGCTGAAGCTGACCGCGCTCCTCGTCCCCGCGATCTTCCTGGTGCTGGCCTGGCAGGGCGACGGACAGCCCCGGATCACCTTCGACGAACACCTCTCCACGTTCCGCGCCGACCACCCGCTGTACGCCACCTACGGCCTCATCGTCGCCACCTTCCTCGGCACCATGGGCCTGCCGCACGTCGTCGTCCGCTTCTACACCAGCCCCAACGGCCGCGACGCCCGCCGCACCACCGTCGCCGTCCTCGCCCTCATCGGCGTCTTCTACCTCCTGCCGCCCGTCTACGGCGCGCTGGGCCGGCTGTACGCCCCCGAGCTGATCCACGGCGGCGACGCGGACGCCGCCGTGCTCCTGCTGCCCGGCCGGGTCATCGGCGGACTCGGCGGCGACCTGCTCGGGGCGCTCGTCGCGGGCGGCGCGTTCGCCGCGTTCCTCTCCACCGCGTCCGGGCTCACCATGGCCGTCGCCGGGGTCATCACCCAGGACGTGCTGCCCTCGCGCGGGGTGCGTCACTTCCGGCTGGCCACCGTCCTCGCCATCTCCGTGCCCCTGGCCGGTTCACTGATGGTCAGCCGGGTCCCCGTCGCCGACTCCGTGGGCATGGCCTTCGCCGTCTCCGCGTCCTCCTTCTGCCCGCTGCTCGTCCTCGGCATCTGGTGGCGGCGGCTCACCCCGCCCGGGGCGGTCGCCGGCCTCCTGCTCGGCGGCGGCTCCGCGCTGCTCTCCGTCGCCATCACCGTCAGCGGCGCGGTCCGCCCGCCCGGCTGGCCGCACGCCCTGCTCGCCTGGCCCGCCGTCTGGTCCGTGCCCGTCGGCTTCCTCGCCATGATCCTGGTCTCCCTGGCCACGCCCGGCCGGATACCGCCCGGCACCAACGCCGCCATGACCCGCTTCCACCTGCCCGAAGCGCTCACCACCGGGAGGCACCGGTGA